One Leucoraja erinacea ecotype New England chromosome 3, Leri_hhj_1, whole genome shotgun sequence genomic window carries:
- the nfil3 gene encoding nuclear factor interleukin-3-regulated protein has translation MEAQRPALQKNTGLVGSCVSGEQMMVLAPAFENSAETLSADDSMMSDDMSIGSLKQKSSTCRRKREFIPDEKKDALYWEKRRKNNEAAKRSREKRRLNDMVLENKLMALGEENVRLKSELLALKLKFGLITAAFYAQEIQNLGNSPGPCFQDYKPSNINLAAFQPEHEHNFLANGCISVIKHSPPSSLSDVSETSSNARESPLLQVACKSPTSTFNVIKKEPLEFKLDTGTCLREPSEDNGSYIATVYRNYIGNAFNGNYTHSPPSLQITRSSSNSPGTSEADEGIQGKNTSEEDGEDEQRVPKGPIPSPVEPKTVSIATVKFHDSNSSALPHKLRIKARAMQIKVENAEAHYATTGKQPSASNISTEKSCSLDSATMFKCNSSKPVHSSLAPLSIQVASINDWSQKPELWRQKEIEEKLEGAYKNVQPCSPVALTNQLVNSGKDSACNGIHQGARLESENLYLKQGIANLSAEVASLKKLIEKQQVTASDTGKCTTKKRLAN, from the coding sequence ATGGAAGCACAGAGACCAGCTCTCCAGAAAAATACAGGATTGGTTGGATCTTGCGTTTCTGGGGAACAAATGATGGTATTAGCTCCTGCTTTTGAAAACAGTGCAGAGACTTTATCTGCAGATGACAGTATGATGAGTGATGACATGAGCATTGGGTCTCTCAAACAAAAGTCTTCGACTTGTCGCAGAAAGCGGGAATTCATCCCTGATGAGAAGAAAGATGCACTATACTGGGAGAAGAGAAGAAAAAATAACGAAGCGGCCAAAAGGTCACGTGAGAAGCGGCGTTTGAATGATATGGTTTTGGAGAACAAACTTATGGCATTAGGTGAGGAAAATGTAAGACTGAAGTCGGAGCTTTTAGCTTTGAAATTAAAATTCGGATTAATTACTGCGGCATTTTATGCCCAGGAAATACAGAATCTTGGAAATTCTCCAGGGCCATGTTTTCAAGACTATAAACCCTCCAACATAAATTTAGCTGCTTTCCAACCAGAACATGAACATAATTTCCTTGCAAATGGCTGTATTTCCGTCATTAAACACTCTCCACCAAGTTCATTGTCAGATGTTTCGGAAACGTCTTCAAATGCCAGGGAAAGTCCCCTTCTCCAAGTTGCATGCAAAAGCCCAACCAGTACTTTCAATGTTATAAAAAAAGAACCTCTGGAATTCAAACTAGATACCGGGACCTGCTTAAGGGAACCCAGTGAGGATAATGGTTCATATATTGCAACTGTGTACAGGAACTACATTGGGAATGCTTTCAATGGAAATTATACCCATTCACCACCTTCTTTACAGATTACTAGATCATCAAGTAATTCCCCAGGAACATCAGAAGCCGATGAAGGCATCCAAGGGAAAAATACATCTgaagaagatggagaagatgaacaGCGTGTACCAAAAGGTCCAATACCCTCTCCTGTAGAACCAAAAACTGTGAGCATTGCCACGGTTAAGTTTCATGACTCAAATTCTTCTGCACTGCCTCACAAGCTTCGCATCAAGGCTAGAGCAATGCAGATTAAAGTAGAGAATGCGGAGGCACATTATGCAACGACAGGGAAACAACCATCTGCCAGCAATATTTCCACTGAAAAATCTTGCTCATTAGACAGTGCGACAATGTTTAAATGCAATTCTTCAAAGCCAGTACACTCTTCTCTTGCTCCTTTGTCTATTCAGGTTGCAAGCATCAATGATTGGTCTCAGAAACCAGAACTCTGGCGTCAAAAGGAGATTGAAGAGAAATTGGAAGGGGCATATAAAAATGTTCAGCCATGCTCTCCAGTTGCACTAACAAACCAATTGGTTAATTCTGGGAAGGACTCTGCTTGCAATGGCATTCACCAAGGGGCACGCTTGGAATCTGAGAACTTGTACttaaaacaaggaattgcaaactTAAGTGCAGAAGTTGCATCATTGAAAAAACTGATAGAAAAGCAGCAGGTTACTGCTTCAGACACTGGCAAATGCACTACCAAGAAAAGACTTGCCAACTAA